One region of Mycobacterium riyadhense genomic DNA includes:
- a CDS encoding GntR family transcriptional regulator, with protein sequence MTAPDFAARPQLSEDVARFVRSRIFDGTYAAGKYIRLDQLAAELGISVTPVREALFALRAEGLVAQQPRRGFVVLPLTERDLADVANVQAHVGGELAARAAINISDAQLRELADIQAQLEKAYAADDDERAVRLNHAFHRAINIAADSPKLAQLMSQITRYAPESVFPSIAHWPSQAVKDHRRVLAALKKRDDKLARAAMSEHLAASAIPLIDHLIAHGVVVGPPPSDI encoded by the coding sequence ATGACCGCTCCCGATTTCGCTGCACGGCCGCAACTTTCGGAAGATGTCGCGCGCTTTGTCCGCAGCCGGATTTTCGACGGCACATACGCCGCGGGAAAGTACATTCGTCTGGACCAACTGGCCGCGGAGTTGGGGATCAGCGTGACACCGGTGCGTGAGGCGCTGTTCGCGTTGCGCGCGGAAGGTTTGGTCGCCCAACAGCCGCGCAGAGGCTTTGTGGTGTTGCCGCTCACCGAGCGCGACCTCGCTGACGTCGCCAATGTGCAGGCGCACGTCGGCGGCGAGCTGGCGGCGCGGGCCGCGATCAATATCAGCGACGCCCAGTTGCGGGAACTCGCTGACATTCAGGCTCAGCTCGAGAAGGCCTATGCCGCCGATGACGACGAGCGCGCGGTCCGGCTCAACCACGCATTCCACCGGGCCATCAACATCGCAGCGGACTCGCCCAAGCTCGCGCAGTTGATGTCGCAGATCACCCGCTATGCACCGGAATCGGTGTTTCCCAGCATCGCGCATTGGCCGAGCCAGGCGGTGAAGGACCATCGACGGGTGTTAGCCGCCTTGAAGAAGCGCGACGACAAGCTTGCCCGCGCCGCGATGTCGGAACACCTGGCCGCCAGCGCGATTCCGTTGATAGACCATCTCATCGCGCATGGTGTGGTGGTCGGTCCACCGCCATCGGATATCTGA
- a CDS encoding acyl-CoA dehydrogenase family protein, with amino-acid sequence MTKLAQTLGLTEFQAEIIATVRQFVEKDVIPNAPELERGDTYPQGIVDQMRDMGLFGLMIPQEYGGLGESLLTYALCVEELARGWMSVSGVLNTHFIVAYMLRQHGTDAQKQRLLPRMATGESRGAFSMSEPELGSDVAAIRTRARRDPDDTYVIHGQKMWLTNGATSTLVAVLVRTDEGAEGAHRNLTAFLIEKPVGFGEVVPGLTIPGKIDKLGYKGIETTELIFDGYRASADDVLGGTTGQGFFQMMDGIEVGRVNVSARACGVGIRAFELAVRYAQQRHTFGKPIAEHQAIAFQLAEMATKVEAAHLMMVNAARLKDSGERNDVAAGMAKYLASEYCSEVTQQSFRIHGGYGYSKEYEIERLMRDAPFLLIGEGTSEIQKSIISKRLLAEYRV; translated from the coding sequence ATGACCAAACTCGCCCAAACACTCGGCCTCACCGAATTCCAGGCCGAAATCATCGCCACGGTACGGCAATTCGTCGAAAAGGACGTGATTCCCAACGCGCCGGAACTCGAGCGCGGCGACACCTACCCGCAAGGAATCGTCGACCAGATGCGCGACATGGGCCTGTTCGGCCTGATGATCCCGCAGGAGTACGGCGGATTGGGGGAGTCGCTGCTGACCTACGCCCTGTGTGTCGAGGAGTTGGCGCGTGGCTGGATGAGTGTGTCCGGCGTGCTCAACACCCACTTCATCGTCGCCTACATGCTGCGCCAGCACGGCACCGACGCACAGAAGCAGCGCTTGCTGCCCCGAATGGCTACCGGGGAGTCCCGCGGCGCGTTCTCGATGTCGGAGCCGGAGCTGGGCTCCGATGTCGCCGCGATCCGCACCCGGGCTCGACGCGATCCCGATGACACCTATGTCATCCACGGCCAGAAGATGTGGCTAACCAATGGAGCCACTTCCACGCTGGTGGCCGTTCTGGTGCGCACGGATGAAGGCGCGGAGGGGGCGCATCGCAACCTGACCGCGTTCCTTATCGAAAAGCCGGTCGGTTTCGGCGAAGTGGTGCCGGGGCTAACGATTCCCGGCAAGATCGACAAGCTGGGCTATAAGGGCATCGAGACCACCGAACTCATCTTCGACGGCTACCGCGCCAGCGCCGACGACGTCCTCGGCGGTACCACTGGGCAGGGTTTCTTCCAGATGATGGACGGGATCGAGGTCGGCCGGGTCAATGTGTCGGCGCGAGCCTGTGGGGTTGGCATCCGGGCTTTCGAGCTCGCCGTGCGCTATGCCCAGCAACGCCACACCTTCGGCAAGCCGATCGCGGAGCACCAAGCCATCGCATTCCAGCTGGCCGAGATGGCGACCAAAGTCGAAGCGGCGCACCTGATGATGGTCAACGCGGCGCGGCTCAAGGATTCCGGAGAACGCAACGACGTCGCGGCGGGGATGGCGAAATATCTGGCCAGCGAATACTGTTCCGAGGTCACCCAGCAGAGCTTCCGGATCCACGGCGGCTACGGCTACTCGAAGGAATACGAAATCGAACGGCTGATGCGCGATGCGCCCTTCCTGCTGATCGGTGAGGGCACCAGCGAGATCCAGAAGTCCATCATCAGCAAGCGGCTACTCGCCGAGTATCGGGTCTGA